Proteins encoded by one window of Arachis hypogaea cultivar Tifrunner chromosome 1, arahy.Tifrunner.gnm2.J5K5, whole genome shotgun sequence:
- the LOC112796565 gene encoding putative disease resistance RPP13-like protein 1 isoform X1 has protein sequence MAAAIVGEALLSAAVEALVGKITTEISEFYRSKKLDESLLKKLNVTLLSLHAFLNDAEEKQISNPAVKLWMDELTQALFDADDLIDDIATEALRRKVEARYHQSATDKVRKVLSSAFKWSYREINSKMQKLFEELEHFAERAHNLPLKKGVSGSDWRTTPTNSAVDDSAICGRDDERKNLKEYLLSEDAVTDGGSKIGVLAIVGMGGLGKTTLAKLLYNDAQVKEKFDVKAWASVSKDFDVFKLAKSLLESITSAATNLDNFDALRAELQKNLSGKRFLLVLDDIWNAGYVDWTNLMHIFNVGQMGSKIIVTTRHQDVVDIVKAMRTCRLEPLANEDCWSLLSKHAFGAHKCNELSSNLEEIGRKIAEKCGGLPLAAVALGGLLGTKLSSEDWTKVLNSNIWHLTVKDVQPALLLSYHFLPASLKQCFAYCAIFSKNSKLQKEALVELWMAQGFVNVSQNEKSIEEEGGEYFDELVARSLIRRSVDGQHFEMHDLINDLATMVSSPYCKRHDNEMQLGNLNKIRHLSYDKSMFNHFGELDSLHGLKCLRTLTALPFEFEFWIRGHYLANGVLHELLVALKQLRVLSLSDYRNITVLPNSIGDLKHLRYLDLSCTGIERLPPAICKLYNLQTLLLSDCRGLTELPEGMGKLVNLRRLDIDGTNLQEMPVEIAKLEYLQSLTRFIVSKQQHGLKLAEMRKFPNLQGKLCISKLENVFDPSDACQANLKEKNQIEEILLEWSDSILEDSQQVVLEHLQPSTSLKKLSVKYYGGSTFPSWLGDSSFVNIVSLRIEDCHHCSSLPPLGQLQSLKELFISGTRSVKSVGSEFYGGNSPSFQPFPSLETLSFEWMEEWEEWNMIDGITTEFPCLSKLSLRRCPKLKGNLPSNLPCLVTLDVEDCCLLESEFSGEVDNRNIMRPLNLFNFNSLQQLSFFGIPSLMSFPSNGLPKTLKTLSIRFCENLEFPSHEFLHSCKELEELKIWFSCWSLTLFPLGSLPVLKRLELSGCKKLKSISILEEAAASQSLMFLERLSIHRCPELESISLPDLCTPNLSSFWVRRCDKINSLPEPINNLTGLQTLWIRDVPNLESIAEEGLPINLRTLGVGNEGVYSNTDITKWGLDRLTSLSKLSIKGDYLVKKLMEIQLPLLPNSLVMMEIQGARGIQDLDGKWLQHLTSLKTLELVACDKLKSLPREGLPSSISRLQMSGCPMLKASYERKKGKEWPNIAHIPLIIFD, from the exons ATGGCTGCTGCAATTGTGGGAGAAGCGTTGCTCTCAGCTGCTGTGGAAGCTTTAGTAGGCAAGATCACCACTGAGATATCGGAGTTCTATCGGAGCAAGAAACTTGATGAATCACTGCTGAAGAAGCTGAATGTGACGCTGCTAAGCCTTCATGCTTTTCTAAATGATGCTGAGGAGAAGCAGATCAGCAACCCCGCTGTGAAGCTATGGATGGATGAACTCACTCAAGCTCTCTTTGACGCCGATGACTTGATCGACGACATCGCCACCGAAGCTCTCCGTCGCAAAGTGGAAGCCCGCTATCATCAAAGTGCCACTGATAAG GTGCGGAAGGTCCTCTCCTCTGCTTTCAAGTGGTCTTACCGAGAGATTAATTCTAAGATGCAGAAATTGTTTGAAGAATTAGAGCACTTTGCAGAGAGAGCACACAACCTTCCATTGAAAAAAGGTGTTTCTGGTAGTGATTGGCGCACAACACCTACAAATTCTGCGGTGGATGATTCTGCTATTTGTGGGAGAGATGATGAAAGAAAGAATCTGAAAGAGTATTTACTGTCAGAAGACGCTGTTACTGATGGTGGCAGTAAAATAGGAGTGCTTGCCATTGTTGGCATGGGAGGACTTGGAAAAACAACCCTTGCTAAACTCCTATACAATGATGCTCAAGTTAAAGAAAAGTTTGATGTGAAAGCATGGGCATCTGTTTCCAAAGATTTTGATGTTTTCAAGCTGGCAAAATCTCTTCTTGAATCTATCACATCTGCAGCAACAAATTTGGATAACTTCGATGCTTTGCGAGCAGAATTGCAAAAGAACTTGTCTGGTAAAAGATTCCTGCTTGTGTTGGATGATATATGGAATGCAGGATATGTTGATTGGACCAATTTAATGCACATTTTTAATGTTGGGCAAATGGGGAGCAAAATCATTGTTACAACACGACATCAAGATGTTGTGGATATTGTAAAAGCTATGCGGACCTGCCGTCTGGAACCATTGGCCAATGAAGATTGTTGGAGTTTACTTTCCAAACATGCATTTGGAGCACACAAATGCAATGAACTGTCATCCAACCTTGAAGAAATTGGTAGAAAAATTGCCGAAAAGTGTGGTGGCTTGCCATTAGCTGCGGTTGCATTGGGGGGTCTTCTTGGCACAAAGTTATCAAGCGAGGACTGGACTAAGGTGTTAAACAGCAACATTTGGCATCTTACAGTGAAAGACGTGCAACCAGCTCTTCTATTGAGCTATCATTTCCTCCCAGCTTCTTTGAAACAATGCTTTGCTTACTGTGCAATTTTCTCAAAAAACTCGAAGCTGCAAAAAGAGGCGTTAGTTGAGCTATGGATGGCGCAAGGCTTTGTCAATGTGTCCCAAAATGAGAAGAGCATTGAAGAAGAAGGCGGTGAATACTTTGATGAACTAGTAGCAAGGTCGTTGATACGACGATCTGTTGATGGGCAACACTTTGAAATGCATGACCTCATCAACGATTTGGCAACCATGGTTTCTTCCCCATATTGTAAGAGGCATGACAATGAAATGCAACTCGGAAATCTAAACAAAATTCGTCATTTATCTTATGATAAAAGTATGTTTAACCATTTTGGCGAACTTGATTCCCTTCATGGATTGAAATGCTTACGTACACTCACAGCATTACCGTTTGAATTTGAGTTCTGGATCCGCGGCCATTACCTAGCGAATGGGGTATTGCATGAGTTGTTGGTAGCATTGAAACAGTTGCGGGTGTTATCCCTGTCAGACTACAGGAATATCACTGTTTTGCCAAATTCTATTGGCGATTTAAAGCATTTGCGATACCTAGATCTATCTTGCACTGGAATTGAAAGGTTGCCTCCTGCAATATGCAAGCTCTACAATCTACAGACCTTGTTGTTGTCTGATTGTAGAGGTCTTACTGAGTTGCCGGAGGGGATGGGAAAATTGGTGAATCTACGGCGCCTTGATATTGATGGTACTAATTTGCAGGAGATGCCCGTAGAAATAGCCAAACTAGAATATCTGCAAAGTCTGACTCGTTTTATTGTCAGCAAACAACAACATGGACTGAAGCTTGCAGAAATGAGAAAATTTCCCAATTTACAAGGTAAACTCTGCATCTCAAAACTAGAAAATGTTTTTGATCCGTCTGATGCTTGTCAAGCCAATTTGAAGGAGAAAAACCAAATTGAAGAGATATTGTTGGAATGGAGTGATTCCATTTTGGAAGACTCCCAACAAGTTGTACTTGAACATCTGCAGCCCTCAACTAGTCTGAAGAAACTGAGTGTTAAATACTACGGTGGATCTACTTTCCCAAGTTGGTTGGGTGATTCCTCATTTGTCAACATTGTAAGTTTGAGGATTGAAGATTGTCATCATTGTTCTTCATTGCCACCTCTTGGACAACTACAAAGTCTAAAAGAACTATTCATTTCAGGTACGAGATCAGTGAAGAGTGTTGGATCTGAATTTTACGGAGGTAATTCCCCTTCATTCCAACCGTTTCCCTCCTTGGAGACTTTGAGTTTTGAGTGGATGGAAGAGTGGGAGGAATGGAACATGATAGATGGTATAACTACTGAGTTTCCCTGTCTATCAAAGCTATCTCTGAGAAGGTGTCCGAAGCTGAAAGGAAATTTACCCAGCAATCTTCCTTGCTTGGTTACACTTGATGTAGAGGATTGTTGTCTACTGGAATCAGAGTTTTCAGGAGAAGTGGATAACAGAAACATAATGAGACCATTGAATCTATTCAATTTTAACTCTCTTCAACAATTATCTTTCTTTGGAATTCCTTCTCTGATGTCCTTCCCGAGCAATGGTCTGCCCAAAACGTTAAAGACACTTTCTATCCGATTTTGTGAGAACCTTGAATTCCCAAGTCATGAGTTCCTGCATAGTTGCAAGGAACTTGAGGAACTGAAGATATGGTTTAGCTGTTGGTCGCTGACGTTATTTCCCTTAGGTTCTCTCCCTGTGCTCAAGCGTCTTGAGCTTTCAGGTTGTAAAAAATTgaaatcaatttcaattttggaagaAGCAGCAGCAAGCCAGTCTCTCATGTTTCTTGAACGTCTCAGTATACATAGATGTCCTGAACTGGAGTCGATTTCCCTACCCGATTTGTGCACTCCTAACCTGAGTTCTTTTTGGGTAAGGAGATGCGACAAGATTAATTCATTACCAGAACCAATTAATAATCTTACTGGCCTCCAAACATTATGGATTCGTGATGTTCCGAATTTGGAATCCATTGCAGAAGAGGGATTGCCTATCAATTTAAGGACACTTGGTGTCGGCAATGAAGGGGTTTACAGCAATACAGATATCACCAAGTGGGGCTTGGACCGACTCACTTCTCTTTCAAAATTGAGTATTAAAGGGGACTATCTGGTTAAGAAGCTGATGGAAATACAATTGCCCTTGTTGCCCAATTCTCTTGTGATGATGGAAATACAAGGTGCACGTGGAATACAAGATTTGGATGGGAAGTGGCTTCAGCATCTCACCTCTCTCAAAACTCTTGAGTTGGTAGCATGTGACAAGCTCAAGTCATTGCCAAGAGAAGGGCTGCCTTCCTCAATTTCACGTCTACAAATGAGTGGATGCCCAATGTTAAAAGCAAGTTatgagagaaagaaagggaaagagtGGCCCAACATTGCTCACATCCCACTCATAATATTTGATTGA
- the LOC112796565 gene encoding putative disease resistance RPP13-like protein 1 isoform X2 produces the protein MAAAIVGEALLSAAVEALVGKITTEISEFYRSKKLDESLLKKLNVTLLSLHAFLNDAEEKQISNPAVKLWMDELTQALFDADDLIDDIATEALRRKVEARYHQSATDKVRKVLSSAFKWSYREINSKMQKLFEELEHFAERAHNLPLKKGVSGSDWRTTPTNSAVDDSAICGRDDERKNLKEYLLSEDAVTDGGSKIGVLAIVGMGGLGKTTLAKLLYNDAQVKEKFDVKAWASVSKDFDVFKLAKSLLESITSAATNLDNFDALRAELQKNLSGKRFLLVLDDIWNAGYVDWTNLMHIFNVGQMGSKIIVTTRHQDVVDIVKAMRTCRLEPLANEDCWSLLSKHAFGAHKCNELSSNLEEIGRKIAEKCGGLPLAAVALGGLLGTKLSSEDWTKVLNSNIWHLTVKDVQPALLLSYHFLPASLKQCFAYCAIFSKNSKLQKEALVELWMAQGFVNVSQNEKSIEEEGGEYFDELVARSLIRRSVDGQHFEMHDLINDLATMVSSPYCKRHDNEMQLGNLNKIRHLSYDKSMFNHFGELDSLHGLKCLRTLTALPFEFEFWIRGHYLANGVLHELLVALKQLRVLSLSDYRNITVLPNSIGDLKHLRYLDLSCTGIERLPPAICKLYNLQTLLLSDCRGLTELPEGMGKLVNLRRLDIDGTNLQEMPVEIAKLEYLQSLTRFIVSKQQHGLKLAEMRKFPNLQGKLCISKLENVFDPSDACQANLKEKNQIEEILLEWSDSILEDSQQVVLEHLQPSTSLKKLSVKYYGGSTFPSWLGDSSFVNIVRDQ, from the exons ATGGCTGCTGCAATTGTGGGAGAAGCGTTGCTCTCAGCTGCTGTGGAAGCTTTAGTAGGCAAGATCACCACTGAGATATCGGAGTTCTATCGGAGCAAGAAACTTGATGAATCACTGCTGAAGAAGCTGAATGTGACGCTGCTAAGCCTTCATGCTTTTCTAAATGATGCTGAGGAGAAGCAGATCAGCAACCCCGCTGTGAAGCTATGGATGGATGAACTCACTCAAGCTCTCTTTGACGCCGATGACTTGATCGACGACATCGCCACCGAAGCTCTCCGTCGCAAAGTGGAAGCCCGCTATCATCAAAGTGCCACTGATAAG GTGCGGAAGGTCCTCTCCTCTGCTTTCAAGTGGTCTTACCGAGAGATTAATTCTAAGATGCAGAAATTGTTTGAAGAATTAGAGCACTTTGCAGAGAGAGCACACAACCTTCCATTGAAAAAAGGTGTTTCTGGTAGTGATTGGCGCACAACACCTACAAATTCTGCGGTGGATGATTCTGCTATTTGTGGGAGAGATGATGAAAGAAAGAATCTGAAAGAGTATTTACTGTCAGAAGACGCTGTTACTGATGGTGGCAGTAAAATAGGAGTGCTTGCCATTGTTGGCATGGGAGGACTTGGAAAAACAACCCTTGCTAAACTCCTATACAATGATGCTCAAGTTAAAGAAAAGTTTGATGTGAAAGCATGGGCATCTGTTTCCAAAGATTTTGATGTTTTCAAGCTGGCAAAATCTCTTCTTGAATCTATCACATCTGCAGCAACAAATTTGGATAACTTCGATGCTTTGCGAGCAGAATTGCAAAAGAACTTGTCTGGTAAAAGATTCCTGCTTGTGTTGGATGATATATGGAATGCAGGATATGTTGATTGGACCAATTTAATGCACATTTTTAATGTTGGGCAAATGGGGAGCAAAATCATTGTTACAACACGACATCAAGATGTTGTGGATATTGTAAAAGCTATGCGGACCTGCCGTCTGGAACCATTGGCCAATGAAGATTGTTGGAGTTTACTTTCCAAACATGCATTTGGAGCACACAAATGCAATGAACTGTCATCCAACCTTGAAGAAATTGGTAGAAAAATTGCCGAAAAGTGTGGTGGCTTGCCATTAGCTGCGGTTGCATTGGGGGGTCTTCTTGGCACAAAGTTATCAAGCGAGGACTGGACTAAGGTGTTAAACAGCAACATTTGGCATCTTACAGTGAAAGACGTGCAACCAGCTCTTCTATTGAGCTATCATTTCCTCCCAGCTTCTTTGAAACAATGCTTTGCTTACTGTGCAATTTTCTCAAAAAACTCGAAGCTGCAAAAAGAGGCGTTAGTTGAGCTATGGATGGCGCAAGGCTTTGTCAATGTGTCCCAAAATGAGAAGAGCATTGAAGAAGAAGGCGGTGAATACTTTGATGAACTAGTAGCAAGGTCGTTGATACGACGATCTGTTGATGGGCAACACTTTGAAATGCATGACCTCATCAACGATTTGGCAACCATGGTTTCTTCCCCATATTGTAAGAGGCATGACAATGAAATGCAACTCGGAAATCTAAACAAAATTCGTCATTTATCTTATGATAAAAGTATGTTTAACCATTTTGGCGAACTTGATTCCCTTCATGGATTGAAATGCTTACGTACACTCACAGCATTACCGTTTGAATTTGAGTTCTGGATCCGCGGCCATTACCTAGCGAATGGGGTATTGCATGAGTTGTTGGTAGCATTGAAACAGTTGCGGGTGTTATCCCTGTCAGACTACAGGAATATCACTGTTTTGCCAAATTCTATTGGCGATTTAAAGCATTTGCGATACCTAGATCTATCTTGCACTGGAATTGAAAGGTTGCCTCCTGCAATATGCAAGCTCTACAATCTACAGACCTTGTTGTTGTCTGATTGTAGAGGTCTTACTGAGTTGCCGGAGGGGATGGGAAAATTGGTGAATCTACGGCGCCTTGATATTGATGGTACTAATTTGCAGGAGATGCCCGTAGAAATAGCCAAACTAGAATATCTGCAAAGTCTGACTCGTTTTATTGTCAGCAAACAACAACATGGACTGAAGCTTGCAGAAATGAGAAAATTTCCCAATTTACAAGGTAAACTCTGCATCTCAAAACTAGAAAATGTTTTTGATCCGTCTGATGCTTGTCAAGCCAATTTGAAGGAGAAAAACCAAATTGAAGAGATATTGTTGGAATGGAGTGATTCCATTTTGGAAGACTCCCAACAAGTTGTACTTGAACATCTGCAGCCCTCAACTAGTCTGAAGAAACTGAGTGTTAAATACTACGGTGGATCTACTTTCCCAAGTTGGTTGGGTGATTCCTCATTTGTCAACATT GTACGAGATCAGTGA
- the LOC114927539 gene encoding uncharacterized protein, with product MGNHKKLHEISEHSEYFSVWGKEYPYMAVVDEYCQSSGDVSLAKEVGDMAIGEYMQVVGLRLASLGRSQELKYKKASLEKSEISLLKEELTKAKAASSGLENRLSETEKLLKETKESYVRDVEDLKKKESDLASMQSRLIEVTAQYKDMEKKKADEILDSFVEGFERARLQVKFLVPDADLSGMDPGKIVRDGQLIEDDGDAEDEADNA from the exons ATGGGTAACCATAAAAAACTTCATGAGATATCCGAGCATAGTGAGTACTTTTCTGTGTGGGGAAAGGAGTATCCATATATGGCTGTGGTTGACGAATATTGCCAGTCTTCTGGTGATGTTTCGCTTGCCAAGGAAGTTGGTGATATGGCTATTGGGGAGTATATGCAG GTTGTTGGACTTCGTCTTGCTAGTCTTGGACGGAGCCAAGAGTTGAAGTATAAGAAGGCTTCACTGGAGAAGAGTGAAATTTCTTTGTTAAAGGAAGAGCTTACCAAGGCGAAAGCTGCTTCTTCTGGGCTTGAGAATCGGTTGAGTGAGACAGAGAAATTATTAAAAGAGACAAAGGAAAGTTATGTTAGAGATGTGGAAGatttgaagaagaaggagagtgATCTGGCGAGCATGCAATCTCGGCTTATTGAGGTTACTGCTCAGTATAAGGATATGGAGAAGAAAAAGGCGGATGAGATATTGGATTCTTTTGTTGAAGGTTTTGAAAGGGCAAGGTTGCAGGTAAAGTTTTTGGTACCGGATGCCGATCTCTCTGGTATGGACCCCGGAAAGATAGTGCGAGATGGTCAGCTGATCGAGGATGATGGTGACGCAGAAGATGAAGCGGATAATGCTTAA